A genomic region of Paramormyrops kingsleyae isolate MSU_618 chromosome 19, PKINGS_0.4, whole genome shotgun sequence contains the following coding sequences:
- the pgm3 gene encoding phosphoacetylglucosamine mutase, whose translation MALFEEVSKKSALHPKPAGLLLNYGTSGFRTVAEQLDHVMFRMGLLAVLRSKKTKATIGVMVTASHNPEEDNGIKLVDPMGEMVTPTWEEYAMQVANAEQEALLTVLGDIMKREAIDINQGAAVFIGRDTRPSSESLSQAVLDGILSLAGHAHDYGVLTTPQLHFMVRCENTQSRYGNPTTEGYYQKLSQAFVQLVKHAPNRTDDQKHLLVDGANGVGALKLREMEPFLQKELQISLFNKGTGGKLNFQCGADYVKVQQGPPLGVEMLVGQRCCSFDGDADRIVYYYSDSEGRFHLLDGDKIATLISTFLKKLVTQAGLDLQIGVVQTAYANGSSTRYLENNMKVTVRCVETGVKHLHHAAQEFDIGVYFEANGHGTVLFSESAVEKIQQLAMDSSTSDEKKSAAQILENTVNVTNQAVGDAISDMLLVEAVLAVQGLSLQQWDAMYTDLPNRQRKVKVADKSVITTTDAERRALSPAGLQDAVDALVKQYRLSRAFVRPSGTEDTIRVYAEADTQENTDSLAHEVCMAVYRLAGGVGEEPQPLC comes from the exons ATGGCTCTGTTTGAGGAGGTCTCCAAAAAATCCGCGCTTCACCCAAAGCCTGCCGGGCTGCTGCTGAACTATGGCACTTCCGGGTTTCGGACTGTCGCCGAGCAGCTGGATCACGTCATGTTTCGGATGGGCTTACTAGCAGTTTTGAGGTCCAAGAAGACTAAAGCCACCATTGGTGTGATGGTTACGGCGTCTCACAACCCTGAG GAAGACAATGGCATCAAGCTTGTGGATCCCATGGGTGAGATGGTGACCCCGACCTGGGAGGAGTACGCCATGCAGGTAGCTAATGCTGAACAGGAGGCCCTCCTCACAGTGCTTGGAGACATCATGAAGAGGGAGGCCATCGACATCAATCAGGGGGCTGCTGTCTTTATAGGCAGAGACACCAG GCCCAGCAGTGAGAGTTTGAGCCAGGCAGTGCTGGATGGCATCCTCTCCTTGGCCGGTCACGCACATG ACTATGGTGTGCTGACTACCCCTCAGCTGCACTTCATGGTTCGCTGTGAGAATACGCAGAGTCGCTATGGCAACCCCACCACTGAGGGCTACTACCAGAAACTGTCGCAGGCTTTCGTCCAGCTCGTCAAGCAT GCCCCAAACCGCACTGACGACCAGAAGCATCTTCTTGTGGATGGAGCCAATGGTGTTGGGGCCCTGAAGCTGAGGGAGATGGAGCCCTTTCTGCAGAAGGAGCTGCAGATCTCGCTGTTCAACAAGGGCACTGGGGGCAAACTTAACTTCCAGTGTGGTGCTGACTATGTCAAAGTCCAGCAGGGACCTCCTCTGG gAGTTGAGATGCTTGTGGGTCAGCGCTGCTGTTCCTTTGATGGTGATGCAGATCGGATTGTTTACTACTACAGTGACTCCGAGGGCCGTTTTCACTTGCTGGATGGTGACAAGATTGCTACACTTATCAGCACCTTTCTGAAAAAGCTGGTCACACAG GCTGGTCTGGACTTGCAGATTGGTGTAGTGCAGACAGCATATGCTAATGGGAGCTCCACGCGCTACTTGGAGAACAACATGAAG GTGACAGTACGCTGCGTAGAGACTGGTGTAAAGcacctgcatcatgctgcccaGGAATTTGACATTGGTGTGTACTTTGAGGCCAACGGTCATGGTACG GTTCTTTTCAGTGAGTCTGCAGTAGAGAAGATCCAGCAACTAGCCATGGACTCCAGCACCAGCGATGAGAAGAAGAGTGCCGCTCAAATACTGGAGAACACAGTCAACGTCACCAACCAG GCGGTGGGCGACGCCATCTCCGACATGCTGCTTGTGGAGGCTGTGCTAGCGGTGCAGGGCCTGTCCCTGCAGCAGTGGGACGCCATGTACACGGACCTGCCCAACAGGCAGCGTAAAGTGAAG GTGGCAGACAAGAGCGTGATCACCACGACAGACGCCGAGAGGCGGGCGCTCAGTCCGGCCGGCTTGCAGGACGCTGTGGACGCACTGGTGAAGCAGTACCGCCTGTCTCGAGCGTTCGTCCGTCCCTCTGGCACCGAGGATACGATTCGAGTGTATGCTGAAGCAGACACGCAG GAAAACACAGATTCACTTGCTCATGAAGTTTGCATGGCTGTTTACCGTCTGGCTGGGGGGGTCGGAGAGGAGCCGCAGCCTCTGTGTTAG